A window of the Wolbachia endosymbiont (group A) of Pogonocherus hispidulus genome harbors these coding sequences:
- a CDS encoding AAA family ATPase yields MSEPIIGREKETAILENKLLSQSAEFIAVYGRRRVGKTYLIKQFFNKRNVILFEQTGLNKGALKEQLEIFAESLSRSFYNGVRMALPKNWMDALRQLTLSIDIHRNEQVVLFFDELPWLAARKSGFLVALEHFWNVYWTYRKRLILIVCGSAASWMLENLIYNKGGLHNRITARIPLQPFNLSETKEYLRYLGVNLNHQQILQIYMAMGGIPHYLKEVSQGLSAAQNINAICFQKEGLLFDEFDMLFHSLYEEPEMYINIIRVIAKKPKGISRKELIKATKITEGGYLTTKLRSLEAAGFIGGFLPLNKAKRGVYYRVMDEYVLFYLTWIEPFREVMKKAITSDVHYWELAIKKPAWLTWTGQAFEAVCFKHANTIRRKLEIEHILTICGEWQYHPEKNGEESGAQIDLVFDREDGCTTLCEIKYSDKPYTITKEYIEQLRKKESIYKEKTRSRKQIFWVLIAANGATENQHLRDIINKVITLEDLF; encoded by the coding sequence ATGAGTGAACCAATAATTGGTAGAGAAAAAGAAACAGCGATTCTAGAAAATAAGCTTCTTTCCCAATCAGCCGAGTTTATCGCAGTGTATGGTCGACGTCGTGTAGGAAAAACATATTTAATAAAACAATTTTTCAACAAACGTAATGTAATCCTATTTGAGCAGACAGGTCTCAACAAAGGTGCTTTGAAGGAGCAGCTTGAGATCTTTGCAGAATCATTGTCTAGATCTTTTTACAATGGTGTAAGAATGGCTTTGCCTAAAAACTGGATGGATGCATTGCGTCAATTAACTCTTTCGATTGATATTCATAGAAATGAGCAGGTTGTTTTATTTTTTGATGAGTTGCCATGGCTTGCTGCAAGAAAATCTGGATTTTTAGTAGCACTAGAACACTTCTGGAATGTGTATTGGACATATCGAAAAAGGCTTATATTGATCGTGTGTGGTTCAGCAGCATCATGGATGTTAGAAAATTTAATCTATAATAAAGGAGGATTGCATAACCGTATTACTGCAAGAATACCTTTGCAGCCTTTTAACTTAAGTGAAACTAAAGAGTATCTAAGGTATTTAGGAGTCAATCTTAATCACCAGCAGATATTACAGATCTATATGGCCATGGGAGGGATACCACACTACCTTAAGGAAGTAAGTCAAGGATTATCAGCAGCACAAAATATTAATGCGATCTGTTTTCAGAAGGAAGGTTTGTTATTTGATGAATTTGATATGTTGTTTCACTCGTTGTATGAAGAACCAGAAATGTATATAAATATTATTCGTGTGATTGCAAAAAAGCCAAAAGGGATCAGCAGGAAAGAACTTATAAAAGCAACTAAAATCACTGAAGGTGGATACTTAACTACTAAACTAAGGAGCTTAGAAGCAGCAGGATTTATTGGAGGTTTTTTACCACTGAATAAGGCAAAGAGAGGAGTATATTACAGGGTAATGGACGAATATGTGTTATTTTATCTAACGTGGATTGAACCATTCAGAGAAGTAATGAAAAAGGCAATAACAAGTGATGTTCATTATTGGGAGTTAGCAATAAAAAAACCAGCTTGGCTAACATGGACAGGACAAGCATTTGAAGCAGTGTGTTTTAAACATGCCAATACGATTAGAAGAAAACTAGAGATAGAACATATACTAACTATATGTGGTGAGTGGCAATATCACCCAGAGAAAAACGGCGAAGAAAGTGGTGCTCAGATAGACTTGGTGTTTGATCGAGAGGATGGATGTACGACACTTTGTGAAATAAAATACAGTGATAAGCCTTATACGATAACAAAAGAATATATAGAACAATTAAGAAAAAAAGAGTCAATTTATAAAGAAAAAACTAGGTCAAGAAAACAAATATTCTGGGTACTTATTGCTGCAAACGGAGCAACTGAAAACCAGCACTTGAGAGATATAATCAACAAAGTGATTACGTTAGAAGATTTATTTTAA
- a CDS encoding S49 family peptidase — translation MTIQVSWLNKPMMVEPRSFELLSLQAGKQPIFKNIKHAVINNERGIKVIPIHGILTKKSEAFDDVLGMTSYEKIREKIEEALIDEEVETIILDIDSPGGEVNGLFDLSDFIYKARGERKIIAIANDDAYSAAYAIASSAEKVYVSRTSGVGSIGVIASHIDQSGFDEKQGIKYTTVFAGSRKNDLNPHEPITSESVESLQEEVDRLYEMFVELIVRNRNLSTEKIKSTEAGLYFGEKAIEVGLADGITTFSEFIDNYRRNNMSKIEIKEQAIDIDIEQGRCLGYESCRKEVLEVIRLCNLSKMPEKIGEFIEQDVNAKQAQEILMSILAERTKKTEILSTIPQSSSEDLMMQVAKSRAKSGI, via the coding sequence ATGACAATACAAGTGAGCTGGCTCAATAAACCAATGATGGTAGAGCCAAGAAGTTTTGAGTTACTGTCATTACAAGCAGGAAAGCAGCCAATTTTTAAAAACATAAAACATGCAGTAATAAATAATGAAAGGGGAATAAAAGTAATACCAATACATGGAATCTTGACAAAAAAGTCAGAAGCTTTTGATGATGTGTTGGGGATGACATCGTATGAGAAGATACGTGAAAAGATAGAGGAAGCTTTAATAGATGAAGAAGTAGAAACAATAATTTTGGACATAGACAGCCCCGGAGGAGAAGTAAACGGTTTATTCGACCTTTCTGACTTTATTTACAAAGCAAGGGGTGAAAGAAAGATAATAGCAATAGCGAATGATGATGCTTACTCTGCAGCGTATGCTATAGCTTCTAGCGCTGAAAAGGTGTATGTAAGCAGAACATCAGGGGTAGGAAGTATAGGAGTAATAGCAAGTCACATTGATCAAAGTGGATTCGATGAAAAACAAGGTATTAAGTACACAACTGTTTTTGCAGGAAGTCGAAAAAACGATTTAAATCCGCATGAGCCAATAACATCAGAAAGTGTGGAAAGCTTACAAGAGGAAGTAGATCGCCTATATGAGATGTTTGTCGAGCTCATAGTACGAAACAGAAATCTTTCCACGGAAAAAATCAAATCAACGGAAGCAGGGCTATATTTTGGTGAGAAAGCAATAGAGGTAGGTCTTGCGGATGGAATTACGACATTTTCAGAATTTATAGATAATTATAGGAGAAATAATATGAGCAAAATTGAGATAAAAGAACAAGCAATAGATATTGATATTGAGCAAGGAAGATGTTTAGGGTACGAAAGCTGCCGTAAAGAAGTATTAGAAGTGATAAGATTATGTAATTTATCAAAGATGCCAGAGAAAATAGGAGAATTTATTGAGCAGGATGTGAATGCAAAGCAAGCCCAAGAAATATTAATGTCGATACTGGCGGAGAGAACGAAGAAGACAGAGATTTTGAGTACAATACCACAAAGTTCATCAGAAGATTTAATGATGCAGGTAGCGAAAAGTCGAGCAAAATCGGGCATTTGA
- the ltrA gene encoding group II intron reverse transcriptase/maturase: MNETKSFDIPKQLIWRAYKQVSKNKGAAGVDEVSITKFEENLKDNLYKLWNRMSSGSYFPEPVKAVAIPKDTGGQRILCVPSVFDRIAQTAATMYLEPLVEPKFHEDSYGYRPNKSALDAVYTARKRCWKNDWTVDLDISGFFDNLDHDLALQAIKKHTDCKWVILYVERWMKAPIQQADGSRVTRDKGVPQGGSISPIISSIFMHHAFDMWMKQNYPTVPFERYVDDAIVHCRTKRQAGFMKVMIEERLAKCKLKLHPEKTQIVYSKDDDRKEQFPKQSFDFLGYTFRPRVAKNKMRNYFISFLPAISNKAKKKIKKTIKSWRIHRITWTTLEEISKKIDPIVRGWFQYYGRFYKSEMYPSLRNIERYLIRWVRTKYKKLRDHGRLAKQFLGKVRKRSPSIFYHWTLGLGSKG; the protein is encoded by the coding sequence ATGAATGAAACAAAGTCTTTTGATATACCAAAGCAACTTATTTGGAGAGCTTATAAACAAGTATCGAAAAATAAAGGTGCAGCAGGTGTAGATGAGGTCTCGATAACAAAGTTTGAAGAAAATCTAAAGGATAATCTATACAAATTATGGAATCGGATGTCATCCGGAAGTTATTTTCCAGAGCCGGTAAAAGCTGTTGCGATACCAAAAGATACAGGAGGGCAAAGAATTTTATGTGTGCCTTCAGTATTCGACAGGATAGCGCAAACAGCAGCTACAATGTATCTTGAGCCGTTAGTAGAACCGAAATTTCACGAAGATTCATATGGTTATAGACCAAATAAGTCTGCGCTGGATGCGGTATACACAGCACGGAAGAGATGTTGGAAAAATGATTGGACGGTAGATCTTGATATATCTGGATTTTTCGACAATCTGGACCACGATTTAGCACTGCAGGCTATCAAGAAACACACAGACTGCAAATGGGTCATACTGTATGTTGAGAGGTGGATGAAAGCCCCCATTCAGCAAGCAGATGGCAGTAGGGTAACAAGGGATAAAGGAGTTCCGCAAGGAGGTTCAATAAGCCCAATCATTTCAAGCATATTTATGCACCATGCGTTTGATATGTGGATGAAACAAAATTATCCAACAGTACCATTTGAAAGATATGTAGATGATGCGATAGTGCACTGCAGAACTAAAAGACAGGCAGGATTTATGAAAGTAATGATTGAAGAAAGATTGGCTAAGTGTAAATTGAAGTTACATCCTGAAAAGACACAGATTGTGTACAGTAAGGATGATGATAGAAAAGAACAATTTCCTAAACAAAGCTTTGATTTTCTAGGTTATACTTTTAGACCTAGAGTAGCAAAGAATAAGATGAGGAATTATTTCATCTCATTTCTACCTGCAATTAGTAACAAAGCCAAGAAGAAGATCAAGAAAACCATAAAGTCATGGAGAATACATCGGATTACATGGACCACACTAGAGGAAATATCGAAGAAAATAGATCCAATAGTCAGAGGCTGGTTTCAGTACTATGGCAGGTTTTATAAATCAGAGATGTATCCATCTCTCAGAAATATAGAGAGATACCTCATAAGATGGGTCAGGACAAAATATAAGAAACTTCGTGATCACGGAAGACTAGCAAAGCAATTTCTAGGAAAAGTGAGAAAGAGGTCTCCAAGTATTTTCTATCATTGGACACTTGGGTTAGGATCAAAAGGCTAA
- a CDS encoding group II intron reverse transcriptase — protein MGKFRRSTLLVIIHESEEIILKAKELVESWLKTIGLELKPSKTKISHTLKFSNGQKPGFDFLGFTIRQYPVKSKKGYKLLIKPSRSSVKQHTLVIKHELREMRGESQEAVINNLNPIVRGWCQYYTSAVSSKIFNSMDMIMHTQLWRWAKYRHPNKGGCWIKRKYFKRYGNENWRFMTGNGIRITKHGEYASRWHIKVRGTKSPYDGDWPYWGSRLSTIPGKSPQVIKLLKIQQGKCNYCHLWFRFDDLAHVHHQDRNRLNNNIKNLSLLHKHCHDQLHGSLRDKH, from the coding sequence GTGGGGAAGTTCCGCCGGTCTACTCTCCTTGTTATCATACATGAGAGTGAAGAGATTATTCTGAAGGCTAAGGAGCTAGTCGAAAGTTGGTTAAAAACTATCGGGTTAGAGCTAAAACCTTCAAAAACAAAGATCTCTCACACTCTCAAGTTTTCCAATGGACAGAAACCAGGCTTCGATTTTCTTGGTTTCACAATACGACAATATCCAGTGAAAAGTAAGAAAGGTTACAAGTTATTGATTAAACCAAGTCGTAGTTCTGTTAAACAGCATACGCTGGTTATTAAACATGAGTTAAGGGAAATGCGAGGCGAATCGCAAGAAGCTGTAATAAATAACCTCAATCCAATTGTTAGAGGATGGTGTCAGTACTACACTTCGGCAGTCTCAAGCAAAATCTTTAACTCAATGGATATGATTATGCACACCCAACTTTGGAGGTGGGCAAAATATAGACACCCAAACAAAGGAGGATGCTGGATTAAGAGAAAATACTTTAAAAGGTATGGTAACGAAAATTGGAGATTTATGACAGGTAACGGAATACGTATTACAAAACATGGAGAATATGCCAGTAGATGGCATATCAAAGTGAGAGGAACCAAATCTCCTTATGATGGAGACTGGCCATACTGGGGAAGTCGTTTGAGCACAATTCCAGGAAAATCGCCACAAGTAATAAAACTATTGAAGATACAACAAGGTAAATGTAATTATTGTCATCTTTGGTTTAGATTTGATGACTTAGCACATGTGCATCATCAGGACCGCAATAGACTCAATAATAACATCAAAAACTTATCCTTGTTACATAAGCATTGTCATGACCAATTACACGGAAGTCTGCGTGACAAGCACTGA
- a CDS encoding AAA family ATPase — translation MIQDFLTDVKQKNTSNDEYYDFNNTVSHLEPLEQFDVEEIKRQLLLNIRSCLSYLLPNGTFCRNEFQVGDIWGNKGKSLRVELSGNKAGLWNDFATGDGGDIIDLWAAVHRKNAKTEFSEVMVSISEWLGKKHTRERRSIKDLEQYMTCSWNYYDENNQVIVIVYRYDPPKRKKEYRPFDVKKLSFGEPDIRPLYNIPEILKSEKVILVEGEKCAEALIEKGITATTAMFGANAPIEKTDWSPLKGKHVIIWPDNDESGEKYTEKVGKKLLDIGVASLSILKIPQDKPNAWDVADGVLEGMNVEEFILNNKSPYSPRKSKRIDTTAWTNTPPERKWIIKDWLPVGSVTALYGDGGVGKSLLAQQLMTAAAAGKPWLGIDLEQIKTYGVFCEDDEEELWRRQCAINEFYQSGMESSDFQDNVGLWSRAGHNNQLMVFNNKDTGQLTTYFQELLEDIESFQPKLVVLDTAADLFGGNENDRSHVRQFIQTCCGRIAQVIKGAVLLLAHPSDSGMIRKTGTGGSTAWNNTVRSRWYLTRPDKANASPDERILSRKKSNYSQCNNGQMTLYWKNGAFVHDNSVLNSEPIIRDQYSKKLDLERMRKHEVILSLIRSSAYQGNIYTAGQFAKRFEGEEGLGSERNIRERINNLATLGQIKFFRNAEEYGISNTNSKYGFLCVKDMELKVSIEGKVEYKLVKPTHHYLLANGVVLPIKDLDVL, via the coding sequence ATGATACAAGATTTTTTAACTGATGTCAAACAAAAAAATACTTCAAATGATGAATATTATGATTTTAACAATACTGTCTCACATTTAGAACCATTAGAGCAATTTGATGTAGAAGAGATAAAAAGACAACTATTATTGAACATCAGATCATGCCTTTCTTACTTACTACCTAATGGCACTTTTTGCAGAAATGAGTTTCAAGTAGGTGATATCTGGGGTAATAAAGGAAAAAGTTTAAGAGTAGAATTAAGTGGCAATAAAGCCGGGTTATGGAATGATTTCGCAACCGGAGACGGTGGTGACATTATCGACCTTTGGGCGGCTGTGCATAGAAAAAACGCCAAAACAGAGTTTTCTGAGGTAATGGTTTCAATAAGTGAATGGCTTGGAAAGAAACATACTAGAGAGAGAAGAAGTATCAAAGATCTAGAACAATACATGACTTGTAGCTGGAACTATTACGATGAGAACAACCAAGTTATCGTCATAGTCTACCGATATGATCCACCTAAAAGAAAAAAAGAATATCGTCCATTTGATGTTAAAAAGCTGAGTTTTGGCGAACCGGATATAAGGCCACTCTACAACATTCCAGAAATCTTAAAATCTGAGAAAGTTATTCTTGTAGAAGGGGAAAAATGTGCAGAAGCGCTCATAGAGAAAGGAATTACTGCAACAACAGCAATGTTTGGAGCAAATGCACCTATTGAGAAAACCGACTGGAGTCCACTTAAGGGAAAACATGTTATCATTTGGCCAGATAATGATGAATCTGGGGAAAAGTACACTGAAAAAGTTGGAAAAAAGCTTTTGGATATTGGAGTTGCATCACTTTCTATTCTCAAGATTCCTCAAGACAAACCAAACGCTTGGGATGTTGCAGACGGTGTGCTAGAAGGAATGAACGTTGAAGAATTTATTCTTAACAATAAAAGCCCTTATTCTCCGAGAAAGTCAAAAAGGATTGATACTACAGCTTGGACCAACACCCCTCCAGAGAGAAAATGGATTATTAAGGATTGGCTTCCTGTGGGAAGTGTTACAGCTCTTTACGGTGATGGTGGTGTTGGAAAATCTCTCCTTGCTCAACAACTAATGACAGCCGCTGCTGCTGGTAAACCTTGGCTTGGAATAGATCTAGAACAAATAAAGACATACGGTGTGTTCTGTGAAGACGATGAAGAAGAACTTTGGCGTCGGCAATGCGCAATAAATGAATTTTATCAATCAGGTATGGAATCTTCTGATTTTCAGGATAATGTTGGCTTATGGTCCCGAGCAGGGCACAATAATCAACTTATGGTTTTTAATAACAAAGATACTGGTCAATTAACTACTTACTTTCAAGAGTTACTTGAGGACATTGAATCGTTTCAGCCGAAGCTTGTGGTATTAGATACAGCAGCAGACCTATTTGGAGGTAATGAAAACGATCGCTCTCATGTAAGACAATTTATTCAAACCTGTTGTGGTCGCATAGCTCAAGTAATAAAAGGAGCGGTTCTATTGCTTGCTCACCCTTCTGATTCGGGAATGATACGTAAAACTGGTACAGGTGGTTCAACAGCATGGAATAATACAGTAAGGTCTCGTTGGTATTTGACTAGACCAGATAAAGCTAATGCTTCTCCTGATGAGAGAATTTTATCGCGTAAAAAATCTAATTATTCGCAGTGCAATAACGGGCAAATGACACTTTACTGGAAAAATGGGGCATTTGTACATGACAATTCAGTTTTAAATTCAGAACCAATAATCAGAGATCAATATAGCAAAAAGCTGGATTTAGAACGGATGAGAAAACATGAGGTTATCTTGAGTTTAATTCGCAGTAGCGCATATCAAGGTAATATTTATACTGCTGGACAATTTGCAAAGCGTTTTGAAGGAGAAGAGGGGCTTGGCAGTGAGCGCAATATCAGAGAAAGAATAAATAATCTTGCAACTCTTGGACAGATTAAATTCTTTCGTAATGCTGAGGAATATGGGATATCCAATACCAATTCTAAGTATGGATTTCTTTGTGTGAAAGATATGGAACTTAAGGTTTCTATAGAAGGTAAAGTAGAATACAAATTAGTAAAACCAACACATCATTATTTACTAGCAAATGGTGTAGTCTTACCTATTAAGGATTTAGATGTTTTATGA
- a CDS encoding UvrD-helicase domain-containing protein, which yields MCPVFYYENFNEPGLGDNGNPLRRKFNTIVKDLSENKCTYQGSIKLIPSKGGIKYLRAKLSDKGRLLFTWVRYKNEDVFVMLEVIPDHDYKSSYFLSDAGKTKNIETKEMKVTKEGVVEKSSGTGSVKIKDLQQAHWLGKFITFSAKQEEIVENTGNLPLIVSGSAGSGKTSVALEKLRKIEEEFKKEEKCEGGEKKKILYITQSGSLVKESKKLYGYCDEAAGEIPQRVEFLSVHEFLEKVIREYVKEKIKECVEGRKPVNQKELLSWLESNTQKQSSENKKSTIQSTFLSLFRDVQEQFSKKDGKELISKNDFLSLFNNTQEQLNKVEGKKPINRNAFFSWFNEECKKGKFEKYAKEGDKIFEEFAAVIGGGGLLGEEGKNQYVNLRSRQAIFPQLERKKIYALFEEYKKFIEGSSEYYDTSLIAHECVEKVQANKVYDAVVVDEVQDLTESTLGLILKSLKDESNFLLCGDVNQVIHPSFFSVSRLKSFLRKGSGHELRVCTLEKNYRNSKQVIELANRILHLKNYCFASEDKMTADEKEAFFIKSDTENTGNVGFIAKDKEQEIAEKVPESVNWAVLVLDDESKEDARKLFKTPLVFNIQEAKGLEFENVILYKFTSHEAYNKVWNVACPGKKEIESTIDKIRDSYNTKDVNTSRPKNLS from the coding sequence ATGTGTCCTGTATTTTATTATGAGAACTTTAATGAGCCTGGCTTAGGTGATAATGGAAATCCTTTAAGAAGAAAGTTCAATACAATAGTTAAAGATTTAAGTGAAAATAAATGTACATATCAGGGAAGTATAAAGCTCATACCGAGTAAGGGTGGTATTAAATATCTTCGGGCTAAATTAAGTGATAAGGGTAGGTTGTTGTTCACATGGGTAAGGTACAAAAACGAAGATGTTTTTGTTATGTTAGAAGTAATTCCGGATCATGATTACAAGAGCTCGTACTTTTTAAGCGACGCAGGCAAAACAAAAAACATAGAAACAAAAGAAATGAAAGTTACAAAAGAAGGAGTCGTTGAAAAATCTTCTGGTACAGGCTCAGTTAAGATTAAAGATCTTCAACAAGCTCATTGGTTAGGTAAATTTATCACTTTTAGTGCAAAGCAAGAAGAAATTGTTGAAAATACTGGTAATCTACCTTTAATTGTTAGTGGATCTGCTGGTAGTGGAAAGACATCAGTGGCTTTGGAGAAGCTTAGGAAGATAGAAGAGGAGTTTAAAAAAGAAGAGAAGTGCGAGGGGGGCGAAAAAAAGAAAATTCTATATATTACCCAATCCGGAAGTCTCGTAAAAGAATCAAAAAAATTATATGGATACTGTGATGAAGCTGCTGGTGAAATTCCGCAGCGAGTTGAGTTCTTATCTGTTCATGAGTTTCTTGAAAAAGTAATCAGGGAATATGTAAAAGAGAAAATAAAAGAGTGTGTAGAAGGGAGGAAGCCAGTCAATCAAAAAGAACTTTTATCTTGGTTAGAGAGTAATACACAAAAACAATCAAGTGAGAACAAGAAGTCGACTATTCAAAGTACATTTTTATCGTTGTTCCGTGATGTTCAGGAACAATTTAGTAAGAAAGATGGAAAAGAGCTGATTAGTAAGAATGATTTTCTTTCATTATTTAACAACACACAAGAACAATTAAATAAAGTAGAAGGAAAGAAGCCGATCAATAGGAATGCATTTTTTTCATGGTTCAACGAAGAATGTAAGAAAGGTAAGTTTGAGAAGTACGCAAAAGAAGGAGATAAAATATTCGAAGAATTTGCGGCTGTGATTGGGGGAGGAGGTTTGTTGGGAGAAGAAGGAAAAAATCAATATGTTAATTTAAGAAGTAGACAAGCTATATTTCCTCAATTGGAAAGAAAAAAGATCTATGCCCTTTTTGAAGAATATAAGAAATTTATAGAAGGAAGTTCAGAATATTATGATACTAGTCTCATTGCTCATGAGTGTGTTGAAAAGGTGCAGGCTAATAAAGTTTATGATGCAGTTGTTGTAGATGAAGTGCAGGATTTGACTGAAAGCACATTAGGTCTGATATTAAAGAGTTTAAAAGACGAGAGTAACTTTTTATTATGTGGTGATGTTAATCAAGTGATACATCCAAGTTTTTTCTCTGTATCTAGGTTAAAGTCTTTTCTCCGCAAAGGTAGTGGCCATGAATTACGAGTTTGTACTCTTGAAAAGAACTACCGTAATAGTAAGCAAGTTATTGAATTAGCCAACCGTATACTACACCTTAAGAATTATTGTTTTGCTTCAGAAGACAAAATGACAGCAGATGAAAAAGAAGCTTTTTTCATAAAGAGTGATACTGAAAACACAGGTAATGTTGGCTTTATTGCTAAGGATAAAGAACAAGAAATAGCAGAAAAAGTACCTGAGTCCGTAAATTGGGCTGTTTTAGTCCTGGATGATGAGAGTAAAGAAGATGCTCGTAAATTGTTTAAAACTCCACTTGTGTTTAATATACAGGAAGCCAAGGGTTTGGAGTTTGAGAATGTGATTCTTTACAAATTCACGTCCCATGAAGCTTATAATAAAGTATGGAATGTAGCATGTCCAGGTAAGAAAGAGATTGAGAGTACTATTGATAAAATCCGTGATTCATATAACACAAAGGATGTTAACACTTCAAGACCTAAGAACCTGTCTTGA